The stretch of DNA TATTACTACAAGGACGATGCGCTGGGCGATCCGCTGGTGGCCGAAGAGCACATCGCCTGCTTCAACTGGTGCAGCCATGAAGAGATGCACGACATCTCGTCTATGGCGATCCGCATCAACGATTTCCTGTGCGGGATGTTCGCCGCGATCGATATCCGGCTGGTGGACTTCAAGCTCGAATTCGGGCGGCTTTACGATGGCGATTACAGCCGCGTGATTCTCGCCGACGAGATCAGCCCCGATGGCTGCCGGTTGTGGGACATGGCGACCGGCGAAAAGCTCGACAAGGACCGCTTCCGCCGCGATCTGGGCGGCGAGGAAGAGGCCTACCGCGAAGTCGCCCGCCGCCTCGGCCTGCTGAACGGCGAGGACAATGGGCCGGGCGAGGTATTCGACCTGTCCCACGCTCGCTCGCGCCTGCGCGGGCCGCCGCCGATCAAGAAGTAGCGCCGGGCAACAAATAGGCTGACAGCCCGGTTTCAGCCGCTAGTCTCTCAGGTAACGCCAATGGCCCGAGAGAGACGTCTGATATCCATGCGGAATTTTGCCCTTGCCGCCAGCCTGATGCTGGCCCTGTCGCCGCTTGCCTTCACCACCGCTCTGGCCGCGCAGGATGCGCCCGCCGCCGAAGCCCCCGTCGCCGCCGCCGCCACTAAGGCTCCTGACCCGGTCTGGGCCTTCGAGACCAGCGATGTGCCGGTCGATCCCGGCTACACCTTCGGCCAGCTTCCCAACGGGATGCGCTACGTCATCCGCCAGAACGCGACGCCTGCGGGCACAGCGCTGGTGCGGATGCGGATCGATTCGGGCGCGCTGGAGGAGACGGACAGCGAGCGCGGGCTGTCCCACTATCTGGAACACATGGCCTTCAACGGCTCGAAAGGCATCCCCGAGGGCGAGATGATCAAGCTGCTCGAACGTGAGGGGCTGGCCTTCGGCGCGGACACCAATGCCTCGACCGGCTTCGATGCCATCACCTACATGCTCAACCTGCCCCGCAATGACGAAGCGCTGCTCGGCACCGCGCTGATGCTGATGCGGGAGACCGCGAGCGAGCTGACGATTTCCGAAGATGCGGTGGCGCGCGAGCGCGGGGTTATTCTTGCCGAGCGGCGTGACCGTGCGGGCTTCCAGCTGCGCAACTACGAGGACAACGCCGCCTTCATCGCCCCCGGTGCGCGCTATACCGAGCGCCTGCCGATCGGCACCGCCGAGGTGCTGGAGAACGCCACCGCCGCGCAGATCCGCGCGCTTTATGAACGCACCTATCGTCCGGCCAACACCGTGCTGGTGGTGGTCGGCGACTTCCCGGTCCCGGTGGTCGAGGCCGCGATCCGCGAACGCTTTGCCAGCTGGGCACCCGCCCCTGCCCCTGCCGAACCCGAAGCCGGGCCGATCGACACCAGCGCCAAGGGCCTGACCGACATCCACATCGACCCCGCCCTGCCCGAAACCGTCACCATCAGCCGCCTCTCCCCGTGGCGTGACGATCCCGACACGATCGCCACCCGCCGCGCCGATGCGCTGCGCAGCCTCGGCTATGCGATCATCAACCGCCGCCTCGCCCGGCTTGCACGCGGGGCAGACGCGCCGTTTCGGGTCGCGAGCTTCGGCACCGGTGACATCTTCGAGGATGCGCGGATCACTAGCCTCAGCGTCAGCACTGCCGATGGCGAGTGGAACAAGGGCGTCCTCGCCGCCGTGCGCGAAGTCAATCAGGCGATGACGTTCGGCTTCACGCAGGCCGAGGTCGACGAACAGCTCGCCAATCTGCGCACCGCGCTGGAGAATGCGGCCAAATCCGCCGACACGCGCGGCAACAATGTCTTCGTGGGCGCCGCGCTGGCGCTGGCGGGGGACGAGCGCGTGCCGGTCACGCCCGAATGGCAGTTGGCCGAGTTCGAGCGGCTCGCCCCCGAAATGACCCCGCAGGCGCTGTGGGAGGCGGTGCGGGAGGATGCCGCGCCGCTGGAAGAGCCGCTGATCCGCTTCACCGGCCGCACCGCGCCCGAGGGCGGCGAGGTCGCGCTGCGCAGCGCATTCGGCGAAGGTATGGCGCTCGCCATCACCGCGCCGGTCGACAATGGCCCGCTCGCCTTCGCCTATACCGATTTCGGCACGCCGGGCACGGTTGTGAGCGACACGGTGGAAGAACGCCTCGGCATCCGCCGCATCGTCTTCGACAATGGCGTGCGGCTGAACCTCAAGCGCACCGATGTGCGCAAGGATCGGATCGCGGTGAGCTTCGCGCTCGATGGCGGCGATCTGATGAACACCCGCGATGCGCCGCTGCGCGCCTATCTGGCGAGCACGCTGCCCTCGGGCGGCCTCGGCAAGCACAGTCAGGACGAGATCGCCAGCGTGCTCGCCGGGCGAAGTGTCAGCTTCGATCTCAATAGCAGCGCCGATGCCTTTACTGCCTCGGCTGTCACCACCCCGCGCGATCTGCTGCTGCAATTGCAGGTGCTGGCCGCGACGCTGACCGATCCAGGTTACCGGCCCGAAGGGGTTGAGCGGTTCCGCAAGAACATCGACAACTTCTTCAACACGCTCGATTCCACTCCGGGCCGCGCATTGTCCTCGGCCAGCGGAGCGATCCTGTCCGACGATGACCCGCGCTTCAGCCTGCAACCGCGCGAGGCCTTTTTCGCGCTCGACTACGAAGCCCTGCGCAACGCGATCGGCGACCGGCTGGCCGAGGGTGCGATCGAGATCGCGCTTG from Porphyrobacter sp. YT40 encodes:
- the purC gene encoding phosphoribosylaminoimidazolesuccinocarboxamide synthase, with translation MSRRTKLYEGKAKILYEGPEPGTLIQYFKDDATAFNAEKKGTINGKGVINNRISEHVFTRLAHIGIPTHFIRRLNMREQLIRQVEIIPLEVVVRNVAAGSISKRLGIEEGEPLPHTLIEYYYKDDALGDPLVAEEHIACFNWCSHEEMHDISSMAIRINDFLCGMFAAIDIRLVDFKLEFGRLYDGDYSRVILADEISPDGCRLWDMATGEKLDKDRFRRDLGGEEEAYREVARRLGLLNGEDNGPGEVFDLSHARSRLRGPPPIKK
- a CDS encoding M16 family metallopeptidase; the protein is MRNFALAASLMLALSPLAFTTALAAQDAPAAEAPVAAAATKAPDPVWAFETSDVPVDPGYTFGQLPNGMRYVIRQNATPAGTALVRMRIDSGALEETDSERGLSHYLEHMAFNGSKGIPEGEMIKLLEREGLAFGADTNASTGFDAITYMLNLPRNDEALLGTALMLMRETASELTISEDAVARERGVILAERRDRAGFQLRNYEDNAAFIAPGARYTERLPIGTAEVLENATAAQIRALYERTYRPANTVLVVVGDFPVPVVEAAIRERFASWAPAPAPAEPEAGPIDTSAKGLTDIHIDPALPETVTISRLSPWRDDPDTIATRRADALRSLGYAIINRRLARLARGADAPFRVASFGTGDIFEDARITSLSVSTADGEWNKGVLAAVREVNQAMTFGFTQAEVDEQLANLRTALENAAKSADTRGNNVFVGAALALAGDERVPVTPEWQLAEFERLAPEMTPQALWEAVREDAAPLEEPLIRFTGRTAPEGGEVALRSAFGEGMALAITAPVDNGPLAFAYTDFGTPGTVVSDTVEERLGIRRIVFDNGVRLNLKRTDVRKDRIAVSFALDGGDLMNTRDAPLRAYLASTLPSGGLGKHSQDEIASVLAGRSVSFDLNSSADAFTASAVTTPRDLLLQLQVLAATLTDPGYRPEGVERFRKNIDNFFNTLDSTPGRALSSASGAILSDDDPRFSLQPREAFFALDYEALRNAIGDRLAEGAIEIALAGDLDEDAAIAAVAATLGALPQREAAFNPRTENRDRSFTATRGKRVLTHKGEADQALLQWYWPTTDDSDLGETLRLDLLSRIVRLELTDRLREELGQAYSPSAGSQPSHYYPGYGVFIISASVAVDQIEPSRAALQGLIADLRKGPLDADVIERARKPYLEDYSNVLKDLSGWIGLASRAQSEPARLDRFVATPDVLRAITPEDIHQTALKYLDPDGAVAFTVVPEAAAGTAAE